In Kryptolebias marmoratus isolate JLee-2015 linkage group LG22, ASM164957v2, whole genome shotgun sequence, a single window of DNA contains:
- the LOC108234021 gene encoding inhibitor of nuclear factor kappa-B kinase subunit alpha-like has translation MFGLWKKVRLYFLPTEDGQRSFLTMERAAPKQGQLCGSWEMKEKLGMGGFGHVYLYQNLESGERIAVKLCRLELNSKNKDFWSREIQIMAKLNHVNVVQAREVPEDLTAIALNDLPLLAMEYCSKGDLRKVLNKPENCCGLKESEVLSLLSDMGSGIQYLHENKIIHRDLKPENVVLQEIDGKIIHKIIDLGYAKDLDQGSLCTSFVGTLQYLAPELFESKPYTVTVDYWSFGTVIFECICGFRPFLHNMQPVQWINKVKNKGPKDIMAKEDMNGEVHFLAQLPYPHNISSALQKPMESLLQMLLLWDPALRGGGLDPETNKPCYYTTLQNIVSMKVMHILDMTSGQLHSMALGAEESLLSLQHRLETQTQTHIPVLSQELLLDTGKSLDPRCPPAQCLPEGVHGWDSFIVFLFDKSLTKYPGPQNPRDPSVAVNFIVREMKMQLPLLILKKVWGEAISYICGLKEDYLRMYQGQRTAILSLLRYNTNLTRFKKVLLSESQQLLAKLAIFKINIQYDLEQFAQQMNTGISSQKMLKSWQESEMKADEFAEIADVSRVEEDIVVLHSELFELQKSPMSRKQVGGLLYLEDKAIEFYKQLKAKCKSSDSQHGYSDSTTMVVIILHMIQNQEKLMKDHYTHLSEILTCKKHIVDLFPKLEEARVTIKNTSAELMQMQIKRQKEIWLLLKIACAQRDSPCPSLTQQPPEGETVDHLLDENQRYMSHLTSLLQDATQEVERSITDQDWSWTRAGGVEVESK, from the exons ATGTTTGGTCTGTGGAAGAAAGTACGCCTTTATTTTTTGCCTACTGAAGACGGGCAG agatCCTTCCTCACGATGGAGCGAGCGGCGCCTAAACAGGGCCAGCTGTGTGGCTCATGGGAAATGAAGGAAAAACTTGGGATGGGAGGCTTCGGCCACGTCTACCTGTACCAGAACCTT GAGTCCGGCGAAAGGATCGCGGTGAAGCTCTGCCGCCTGGAGCTGAACAGCAAGAAtaaagacttctggagcagggAGATCCAGATCATGGCAAA GCTGAACCATGTGAATGTTGTTCAAGCCAGAGAAGTCCCAGAGGATTTAACCGCCATCGCTTTAAACGACCTGCCGCTGCTGGCTATGGAGTACTGCTCAAAAGGAGACCTGCGCAAG GTGCTGAATAAACCTGAAAACTGTTGTGGGCTGAAGGAGAGTGAAGTCCTCTCGTTGCTCAGTGACATGG GTTCTGGTATCCAGTATCTCCATGAGAATAAAATCATTCACAGAGACCTAAAACCAGAGAATGTCGTCCTGCAAGAGATTGATGGGAAG attatcCATAAAATTATAGACCTGGGATATGCAAAAGATCTGGATCAGGGCAGCCTTTGTACCTCCTTTGTTGGGACGCTTCAGTATTTG GCTCCAGAGCTGTTCGAGAGTAAGCCCTACACTGTAACCGTGGACTACTGGAGCTTTGGGACCGTCATTTTTGAATGCATTTGTGGCTTTCGGCCATTTCTGCACAACATGCAGCCCGTACAGTG GATAAACAAAGTCAAGAACAAAGGACCTAAAGACATCATGGCGAAGGAGGACATGAATGGAGAAGTCCATTTCTTGGCACAACTGCCATATCCCCACAACATCAGCAG CGCGCTGCAGAAACCGATGGAGTCCTTGCTGCAGATGTTGTTGCTGTGGGATCCTGCACTGCGCGGTGGAGGGCTTGATCCGGAAACAAACAAGCCTTGCTATTACACCACTCTGCAGAATATCGTCAGCATGAAG GTCATGCACATTTTGGACATGACGTCCGGCCAGCTGCACTCCATGGCTTTGGGTGCTGAGGAGAGTCTGCTCTCCCTGCAGCATCGCCTGGAGACACAAACGCAGACTCACATCCCCGTGCTGAGCcaagagctgctgctggacaCGGGGAAGTCTCTGGACCCGAGGTGTCCGCCAGCTCAGTGTCTGCCGGAGGGTGTG CACGGCTGGGACAGCTTCATAGTGTTCCTGTTTGATAAGAGCCTAACCAAGTATCCCGGACCACAGAACCCCAGAGATCCGTCAGTCGCTGTTAACTTCATAG TCAGGGAAATGAAGATGCAGCTGCCTCTGTTAATTCTCAAAAAGGTGTGGGGTGAAGCAATCAGCTACATATGTGGATTGAAGGAGGACTACCTCCGCATGTACCAGGGGCAGAGGACTGCCAT ACTTAGCCTGCTGCGATACAACACCAACCTTACGCGATTCAAGAAAGTGCTGCTTTCAGAGTCGCAGCAGCTCCTCGCCAAGCTGGCCATCTTCAAGATCAACATCCAGTACGATCTTGAGCAGTTCGCTCAGCAGATGAACACCGGCATCT CTTCTCAAAAAATGCTGAAGTCGTGGCAGGAGAGCGAGATGAAGGCTGACGAATTTGCAGAG ATTGCAGACGTGAGTCGTGTTGAAGAAGATATAGTGGTTCTACATTCTGAGCTTTTTGAGCTGCAGAAGAGTCCGATGTCCAGGAAACAAGTGGGCGGGTTGCTATACCT tGAAGATAAAGCTATTGAGTTCTACAAGCAACTGAAGGCTAAATGCAAAA GTTCGGACTCTCAGCATGGCTACAGCGACAGCACCACCATGGTGGTCATAATCCTCCACATGATCCAGAACCAGGAGAAACTGATGAAGGACCACTACACTCATCTGAG CGAAATCCTGACATGTAAGAAACACATCGTGGATCTGTTCCCGAAGCTGGAAGAGGCGCGCGTGACAATAAAGAATACGAGTGCCGAACTGATGCAGATGCaaataaagagacagaaagaaatctGGCTCCTTCTCAAGATTGCTTGT GCCCAGAGGGATTCTCCTTGTCCGTCACTTACGCAGCAACCGCCCGAGGG GGAAACGGTTGATCACTTACTCGATGAAAACCAGCGATACATGAGTCATCTCACTTCCCTGCTGCAAGACGCCACCCAGGAGGTGGAGCGCAGCATTACG gaTCAGGACTGGAGCTGGACTCGGGCTGGAGGAGTGGAAGTCGAATCTAAGTAG
- the erlin1 gene encoding erlin-1 has translation MTMPHVGAVFSAIAGVMAIFLHSSIHKIEEGHLAVYYRGGALLTSPNGPGYHIMLPFITTYRSVQTTLQTDEIKNVPCGTSGGVMIYFDRIEVVNMLVPTAVVDIVRNYTADYDKTLIFNKIHHELNQFCSVHTLQEVYIELFDIIDENLKTALQKDLNAMAPGLTIQAVRVTKPKIPESIRRNFELMEAEKTRLLITAQTQKVVEKEAETERKKAIIEAQKVAQVAEIQFKQKIMEKETEKKISEIEDAAFLAREKAKADAEYYTAAKSAEANRLKLTPEYLELMKYQAIAANSKIYFGQDIPNMFVEGSNSPPKPVPSPSLPNAEADLLRGKPNKH, from the exons ATGACGATGCCGCATGTCGGGGCAGTGTTTTCAGCAATAGCAGGAGTGATGGCCATCTTTTTGCACTCCTCTATTCACAAGATCGAGGAAGGACATCTCGCTGTGTACTACAG AGGCGGCGCATTGTTAACCTCTCCCAATGGTCCAGGATATCACATTATGCTGCCTTTCATTACCACTTATAGATCAGTGCAG actaCACTCCAGACTGATGAGATCAAGAACGTGCCTTGTGGAACAAG cGGTGGTGTGATGATTTATTTTGACCGGATAGAAGTTGTTAATATGCTGGTCCCTACAGCAG TGGTAGACATTGTGAGGAACTACACCGCTGATTACGACAAAACTCTAATTTTCAACAAGATTCATCATGAACTGAACCAGTTCTGCAGCGTGCACACGCTACAGGAGGTCTACATAGAGCTGTTTG ATATTATTGATGAAAACCTGAAGACTGCATTGCAGAAGGATCTTAATGCTATGGCACCTGGACTGACAATACAG GCAGTTCGTGTTACCAAGCCGAAGATCCCCGAGTCTATCAGGAGGAACTTTGAACTCAT GGAAGCAGAGAAGACCCGTCTGCTAATAACGGCTCAGACTCAGAAAGTCGTGGAGAAAGAAGCAGAGACTGAGAGGAAGAAGGCCATTATTG AGGCTCAGAAAGTCGCTCAGGTTGCAGAGATCCagttcaaacagaaaatcatgGAGAAGGAGACGGAGAAGAAAATCTCCGAAATCGAAG ACGCTGCCTTTTTGGCCAGAGAGAAGGCCAAGGCTGATGCCGAATATTACACCGCTGCCAAGTCTGCTGAAGCGAACCGG CTGAAGTTAACGCCAGAGTACCTGGAGCTGATGAAGTACCAGGCCATAGCGGCGAACAGTAAGATCTACTTCGGCCAGGACATTCCTAACATGTTTGTCGAAGGAAGCAACAGCCCCCCGAAGCCCGTTCCCTCCCCTTCTTTGCCCAACGCCGAAGCGGACTTGCTTCGAGGAAagccaaacaaacactga
- the spef1 gene encoding sperm flagellar protein 1 has product MDQKLQDYEIENLLSWLDKIPFSRPKRKLRRDFSDGVLVAEVVKHFFPKFVDLSSLTVPFNSREEKLRNWNLLNRKVFPKLDFYVPEEAISRIVLSSPGAIEPVLSALREKIDKKLADIASKKLILNNFDTRNLEKTPEEIHVAEARILAQLAKMKIDEENIQKTMKQKLVVESCYTVRDPTLLRQFLLEKDGAILDLQEIVKILQTKVEKLEHLLQLKDIRIAELTKTNAYLCV; this is encoded by the exons atggatcAGAAGCTTCAAGATTATGAAATTGAAAATTTACTTTCGTGGCTGGACAAGATACCGTTTTCTAGACCCAAACGGAAGTTAAGGAGAGACTTCAGCGATGGAG TGTTGGTTGCTGAGGTCGTTAAACATTTTTTCCCAAAGTTTGTTGACCTCAGCAGCCTGACGGTTCCCTTCAACTCCAGAGAGGAAAAGCTTAGAAACTGGAACCTCCTCAACag gaAGGTGTTTCCAAAGCTGGATTTTTATGTGCCAGAGGAAGCAATAAGCAGGATTGTTCTGAGCTCTCCTGGTGCGATCGAGCCTGTGCTGAGCGCGCTCAGGGAGAAAATAGACAAGAAACTGGCGGACATCGCAAGCAAGAAACTA ATTTTGAACAACTTTGACACCAgaaacctggagaaaactcctGAAG aaatTCACGTGGCTGAAGCGAGAATTCTGGCCCAGCTGGCAAAAATGAAAATCGACGAGGAGAACATACAGAAAACCAt gaaacagaaactggTCGTGGAGTCTTGTTACACAGTCAGGGACCCCACTCTCCTGCGACAGTTCCTGCTGGAAAAAGACGGAGCGATCCTGGATTTACAGGAGATTGTGAAG ATCCTGCAGACCAAAGTGGAGAAGCTGGAGCATCTTCTGCAGCTAAAGGACATACGGATTGCTGAGCTGACCAAGACAAACGCTTACTTATGtgtttaa